A genomic window from Lotus japonicus ecotype B-129 chromosome 1, LjGifu_v1.2 includes:
- the LOC130744246 gene encoding protein PLASTID TRANSCRIPTIONALLY ACTIVE 7, which produces MSTLTLSSASPKIELRGGGNSWSQRLSVNSMMMPQMRKEVRGRQIWRRRKLTKKDPYLPEKIERVPFLEEQVRMIKEQGTILQLDIERLLLSEDNRYDFVNEIAAEANSYVENNMDEYGDEKKAILHVLSNRMNDAGIYRPEAYAVPDPFKPGPHYLREEYR; this is translated from the exons ATGAGCACCCTCACTCTCTCTTCCGCTTCACCG AAGATAGAGTTAAGAGGTGGTGGAAATTCATGGAGCCAGAGGCTTTCTGTTAACTCGATG ATGATGCCCCAAATGCGAAAAGAGGTTCGTGGACGACAAATCTGGAGGCGAAGGAAATTG ACGAAAAAGGATCCATATCTTCCCGAAAAAATTGAGCGTGTTCCTTTCCTTGAGGAGCAGGTGAGGATGATAAAGGAACAAGGAACGATCTTGCAACTGGACATAGAGAGGCTACTGCTATCCGAAGATAACAGGTATGATTTCGTGAATGAGATAGCTGCTGAGGCCAACTCTTATGTTGAGAACAATATGGATGAGTATGGAGATGAGAAGAAGGCCATTCTTCATGTTTTGAGCAACCGAATGAATGATGCTGGAATTTACCGACCAGAGGCATATGCTGTGCCTGATCCCTTCAAGCCTGGGCCTCATTATTTGAGAGAAGAATATAGATAA
- the LOC130731998 gene encoding protein NRT1/ PTR FAMILY 8.1-like: MAEEDDIYTQDGTIDIKRKPANKKKTGNWKACYAELYAFMAGNECCERLAYYGMSTNLVNYLEDRFNQGNATAAKSVTTWSGTCYITPLLGAFLADSYLGRYWTIASFSTIYVIGMVLLTFSASAPGLKPMCDANGCHPTSAQTAACFIALHLIALGTGGIKPCVSSFDADQFDEADEKERKSKSSFFNWFYFSINIGALVASSVLVWIQMNVGWRWGFGVPTVAMVIAIVFFFIGSRLYRLQIPGGSPLTRICQVIVAACRKFNVQVPEDKSLLHETIDVESVIKGSRKLDHTNNLKCLDKAAVETQSDRMKDMPNPWGLCTVTQVEELKSIVHFLPVWASLIAFATVYSQMNTMFVLQGNTMDQHIGPHFKIPSASLSLFDTLSVIFWTPVYDRIIVPFARRFTGHEQGFTQLQRMGIGLVISIVSMVIAGILEVVRLDMVRRNNYYDLEIIPMSIFWQVPQYFLVGCAEIFTNIGQLELFYGQAPDAMRSLCVALSLTTNAIGNYISTLLVTIVTKVTTRDGKLGWIPDNLNRGHLDYFYWLLSILSLLNFHVFLWIAKRYRYKKVA, from the exons ATGGCAGAAGAAGATGACATATATACACAAGATGGGACCATTGATATCAAACGAAAGCCAGCCAACAAGAAAAAGACCGGAAATTGGAAAGCTTGCT ATGCTGAATTATATGCATTTATGGCAGGAAATGAATGTTGTGAAAGATTGGCATACTATGGTATGAGTACAAACCTGGTGAACTATCTTGAGGATCGTTTCAACCAGGGAAATGCAACTGCTGCTAAAAGTGTCACAACCTGGTCTGGCACATGCTACATCACACCATTGCTTGGAGCATTTTTAGCTGATTCATACTTGGGAAGATACTGGACAATTGCCAGTTTCTCAACTATCTATGTCATT GGAATGGTACTTCTAACATTTTCAGCTTCTGCACCTGGATTAAAGCCAATGTGTGATGCTAATGGCTGCCATCCAACATCAGCACAAACTGCAGCTTGCTTTATAGCGCTCCATTTGATTGCTCTTGGAACTGGCGGTATCAAACCATGTGTCTCATCTTTTGATGCGGACCAATTTGATGAAGCAGatgagaaagaaaggaaaagcaaGAGCTCTTTCTTCAACTGGTTTTACTTCTCAATTAACATTGGTGCGCTCGTTGCTTCATCAGTATTGGTTTGGATACAGATGAATGTGGGATGGCGATGGGGTTTTGGAGTTCCTACTGTTGCAATGGTCATTGCAATTGTGTTTTTCTTTATCGGTAGCCGGCTCTACAGGCTTCAAATACCCGGAGGAAGCCCCCTTACAAGGATTTGTCAAGTCATAGTTGCAGCATGTAGGAAGTTTAATGTTCAAGTGCCAGAGGACAAGTCTCTTCTTCATGAAACTATTGATGTAGAGTCCGTCATCAAAGGGAGCCGCAAGCTTGATCACACAAACAACTTAAA GTGTTTGGATAAGGCAGCAGTAGAGACTCAATCTGACCGCATGAAAGACATGCCTAATCCTTGGGGGCTCTGCACAGTTACACAAGTTGAGGAACTCAAATCCATAGTTCATTTTCTTCCAGTTTGGGCATCACTGATTGCCTTCGCAACTGTATACAGTCAAATGAACACAATGTTTGTTCTACAAGGTAACACAATGGATCAACACATTGGACCTCACTTCAAAATCCCCTCAGCATCGCTCTCCCTTTTCGACACACTAAGTGTTATATTCTGGACTCCAGTCTATGACCGCATCATTGTCCCGTTTGCAAGGAGGTTCACCGGCCATGAGCAAGGATTCACACAGCTCCAAAGAATGGGAATCGGCCTCGTCATCTCCATAGTTTCCATGGTTATTGCTGGAATCTTAGAGGTTGTTCGCCTCGACATGGTTCGGAGAAACAACTACTATGATCTTGAGATCATTCCCATGTCAATTTTCTGGCAAGTACCTCAGTATTTTCTTGTTGGGTGTGCAGAGATTTTTACCAACATTGGCCAGCTTGAATTATTTTATGGTCAGGCACCTGATGCTATGAGAAGTTTGTGTGTGGCTCTCTCACTCACAACTAATGCCATAGGAAATTACATAAGCACTCTGCTCGTTACCATTGTGACAAAAGTTACCACAAGGGATGGAAAACTTGGTTGGATTCCAGATAACCTGAATAGAGGCCATCTTGACTATTTCTATTGGCTCTTGTCCATTCTCAGCCTTCTAAACTTCCACGTGTTTCTCTGGATTGCAAAGAGGTATAGGTACAAGAAAGTGGCATGA